From the genome of Deinococcus sp. JMULE3, one region includes:
- a CDS encoding DUF4127 family protein has product MLLVPPDTRPPTLDLPVQLARMTGAEVRVPPAAALPDFFTPGDTGALAAWLRAGAADADVLVVCLETLCLGGMIPARRVSDPLAGALERLAILAELKAAHPALRIYAFGVIVRVAHDNDPHEEKAYYGEWGRELRAYSAAFDRHARHGESDRAALDAARAAVPADILADWVGTRERNRALHLAALDLLAGGVLSHLCLTLDDTTPYGLAAFDRRLLEARADVLGVWDRLDVYPGADEVPCALLARALRPEEVPVWVRFCGLGGAGAELLYEDRPAGELVRAHLRAAGCRLADSVQEAAFVLAVNTPGTRQAHRQPDFATVDTPHRHLPAFVDALRADLRAGRAVSVADIAYPNGAEARLWTLMEGLPLAKLAGFSAWNTAGNTLGSAVAFGKLAPLVTDRAAHAEALLARIADDVLYQAEVRSLVRERLGNPSPFDLGEQRADAEAALRELLPPRVQAVWDAHFAGRGLSLELGEPHLAWPRLFTGVVPLKVTEAVSGGS; this is encoded by the coding sequence GTGCTGCTCGTTCCGCCGGATACCCGCCCGCCCACCCTGGACCTGCCCGTGCAGCTGGCCCGCATGACCGGCGCGGAGGTTCGGGTGCCCCCGGCGGCGGCGCTGCCGGACTTCTTCACGCCGGGCGACACCGGGGCGCTCGCGGCGTGGCTGCGGGCCGGGGCGGCGGACGCGGACGTACTGGTCGTGTGCCTGGAGACGCTGTGCCTGGGCGGGATGATCCCGGCGCGGCGGGTGTCGGACCCGCTGGCGGGGGCGCTGGAACGGCTGGCGATTCTGGCGGAGCTGAAGGCCGCGCATCCGGCGCTGCGGATCTATGCGTTCGGGGTGATCGTGCGGGTGGCGCACGACAACGACCCGCACGAGGAGAAGGCGTACTACGGCGAGTGGGGCCGCGAGTTGCGGGCGTACTCGGCGGCGTTCGACCGGCACGCGCGGCACGGCGAGTCGGACCGCGCGGCGCTGGACGCGGCCCGCGCGGCGGTTCCGGCGGACATCCTCGCGGACTGGGTGGGCACCCGCGAGCGGAACCGGGCGCTGCATCTGGCCGCGCTGGACCTGCTCGCGGGGGGGGTGCTGAGTCACCTGTGCCTCACGCTGGACGACACCACGCCGTACGGGCTGGCGGCCTTCGACCGGCGTCTGCTGGAGGCCCGTGCGGACGTGCTGGGCGTGTGGGACCGCCTGGACGTGTACCCCGGCGCGGACGAGGTGCCGTGCGCGCTGCTGGCCCGCGCGCTGCGCCCGGAGGAGGTGCCGGTGTGGGTGCGCTTCTGTGGGCTGGGCGGGGCGGGTGCGGAGCTGCTGTACGAGGATCGCCCGGCGGGGGAACTCGTGCGGGCGCACCTGCGCGCGGCGGGGTGCCGACTGGCGGACTCCGTGCAGGAGGCGGCGTTCGTGCTGGCGGTGAACACGCCGGGCACGCGGCAGGCGCACCGGCAGCCGGACTTCGCGACGGTGGACACGCCGCACCGGCACCTCCCGGCGTTCGTGGACGCGCTGCGCGCGGACCTGCGGGCCGGGCGGGCCGTGAGCGTGGCGGACATCGCGTACCCGAACGGCGCCGAGGCGCGGCTGTGGACGCTCATGGAGGGGCTGCCGCTGGCGAAACTGGCGGGGTTCAGCGCGTGGAACACGGCGGGGAACACGCTGGGGTCGGCGGTGGCGTTCGGGAAACTCGCGCCGCTCGTGACGGACCGCGCGGCGCACGCGGAGGCGCTGCTGGCCCGCATCGCGGACGACGTGCTGTACCAGGCCGAGGTCCGATCGCTGGTCCGCGAGCGGCTGGGCAACCCCAGTCCCTTCGATCTGGGCGAGCAGCGCGCGGACGCCGAGGCGGCCCTGCGTGAGCTGCTGCCCCCGCGCGTGCAGGCCGTGTGGGACGCGCACTTCGCGGGGCGCGGCCTGAGCCTGGAGCTGGGCGAGCCGCATCTGGCGTGGCCGCGCCTGTTCACGGGCGTGGTGCCATTAAAAGTGACCGAAGCGGTGTCCGGCGGATCGTGA
- a CDS encoding serine aminopeptidase domain-containing protein has translation MTRAFHPGDPHAAPLVGGQPYAVERHLLAGVPCLVERPAPGREVRAVCVVYHGAWAAKEGKLGVYAALAAWGAAVILPDAALHGERQGDTPPGLNAREFVWESVRRTVMEAPALLDATQAAYGRVPVWVVGSSMGGYVAQTLARTEARVARAAALITSGVWHEPEVRRPDLQAFLDRHRPLEHAADAVPTPLFLGSGGADPVFPLEDHHAPTVAAYRAAYASAGRPEALRGAVYPGVGHYTSVRMRDDTVAFLLADD, from the coding sequence GTGACCCGCGCGTTCCATCCCGGTGATCCGCACGCCGCGCCGCTGGTGGGCGGGCAGCCGTACGCGGTGGAACGGCACCTCCTGGCGGGCGTGCCGTGTCTGGTGGAACGCCCCGCGCCGGGCCGGGAGGTGCGGGCGGTCTGCGTCGTGTACCACGGCGCGTGGGCGGCCAAGGAGGGCAAGCTGGGCGTGTACGCCGCGCTGGCCGCGTGGGGTGCGGCGGTGATCCTGCCGGACGCGGCGCTGCACGGCGAGCGGCAGGGCGACACCCCGCCGGGACTGAACGCCCGCGAGTTCGTGTGGGAGAGCGTGCGCCGCACGGTGATGGAGGCTCCGGCGCTGCTGGACGCCACGCAGGCGGCTTACGGGCGGGTGCCGGTGTGGGTGGTGGGGTCCAGCATGGGCGGGTACGTGGCGCAGACCCTCGCGCGGACGGAGGCGCGGGTCGCGCGGGCGGCGGCGCTGATCACGTCCGGCGTGTGGCACGAACCGGAGGTGCGCCGCCCGGACCTCCAGGCGTTCCTGGACCGGCATCGACCGCTGGAGCACGCGGCGGACGCCGTACCCACGCCGCTGTTCCTGGGGAGTGGCGGGGCGGACCCGGTGTTCCCACTGGAGGATCACCATGCGCCCACTGTCGCCGCCTACCGCGCGGCGTACGCCTCGGCGGGTCGTCCGGAGGCCCTGCGAGGGGCGGTGTATCCGGGCGTCGGGCATTACACCAGCGTGCGGATGCGGGACGATACGGTGGCGTTCCTGCTGGCGGACGACTGA
- a CDS encoding histidine phosphatase family protein yields the protein MTAPALSASPLLPGTLPPGTLLLVRHARAAGQAPDAALTPEGQAGAAALVPALGGLGVTRVISSPWRRAVDTAAPLAAALGLPVTPDDRLTERVLTGVPRTDWRERLRDSFADDTLALPGGESGAAARGRAQAALDTHRDPDGVTVVVTHGNLLALLLGLDYDGWAALRNPDVWLWTPGVTPIRLDLPA from the coding sequence GTGACCGCCCCGGCCCTGTCGGCCTCTCCCCTGCTGCCGGGAACATTGCCGCCGGGGACGCTGCTGCTGGTGCGGCACGCCCGCGCGGCGGGGCAGGCACCGGACGCGGCACTCACCCCGGAGGGCCAGGCGGGCGCGGCGGCGCTGGTGCCCGCGCTGGGCGGGCTGGGCGTGACGCGGGTCATCAGCAGCCCCTGGCGGCGTGCCGTGGACACGGCGGCCCCACTGGCGGCGGCGCTGGGTCTGCCGGTCACGCCCGACGACCGCCTGACCGAGCGGGTCCTGACCGGCGTGCCCCGCACGGACTGGCGCGAGCGGCTGCGGGACAGCTTCGCGGACGACACGCTGGCCCTGCCGGGGGGCGAGTCCGGCGCGGCGGCCCGTGGGCGCGCTCAGGCGGCGCTGGACACGCACCGTGACCCGGATGGGGTGACGGTGGTGGTCACTCACGGCAACCTCCTGGCGCTGCTGCTGGGACTGGACTATGACGGGTGGGCGGCGCTGCGCAACCCGGACGTGTGGCTCTGGACGCCGGGGGTCACGCCGATCCGCCTGGATCTCCCGGCGTGA
- a CDS encoding YkgJ family cysteine cluster protein codes for MRDEVQVVNAGVMVAVQRAYGRYGRRAGEWMDRYARQGGRVYCASGCVACCNMPIRVSLAEALVMAAELDETLAAAVEAHARAAIANARTARSDDEYVQRHRTEVGFCPILDRETGGCSRYEARPTRCRDTFSAFPAHFCEAGVWERMTARERAEYRREVARTPGTDGELHFIAPLEHLSEPIWETASRAMVDAWGVEVWGDYWVLTTLARDERFMGAILAGDTRAAWQRASGRGLAHRMLLEFA; via the coding sequence ATGAGGGACGAGGTGCAGGTAGTGAACGCGGGCGTGATGGTGGCCGTGCAGCGCGCGTACGGGCGGTATGGTCGCCGGGCGGGCGAGTGGATGGACCGCTACGCGCGTCAGGGTGGGCGGGTGTACTGCGCGTCGGGGTGCGTGGCGTGCTGCAACATGCCGATCCGCGTGAGTCTGGCCGAGGCGCTGGTCATGGCCGCCGAGCTGGACGAGACGCTGGCGGCGGCGGTGGAGGCGCATGCCCGCGCGGCGATCGCGAATGCCCGGACGGCCCGCAGTGACGACGAGTACGTGCAGCGTCACCGGACCGAGGTGGGCTTCTGCCCGATCCTGGACCGGGAGACCGGGGGGTGCAGCCGCTACGAGGCGCGGCCGACCCGCTGCCGGGACACGTTCAGTGCGTTCCCGGCGCATTTCTGCGAGGCGGGCGTGTGGGAGCGCATGACCGCCCGCGAGCGGGCCGAGTACCGCCGCGAGGTCGCGCGGACGCCCGGCACGGACGGTGAGCTGCATTTCATCGCGCCGCTGGAGCACCTGAGCGAACCCATCTGGGAGACGGCGTCCCGCGCGATGGTGGACGCCTGGGGCGTGGAGGTCTGGGGCGACTACTGGGTGCTGACGACCCTGGCGCGGGACGAGCGGTTCATGGGGGCGATCCTGGCCGGGGATACGCGCGCGGCGTGGCAGCGGGCGTCGGGGCGGGGGCTGGCGCACCGCATGCTGCTGGAATTCGCGTGA
- a CDS encoding HD domain-containing phosphohydrolase, with the protein MFRRPRTPQTPTGTPDPRKTGINQEPLDPTRVLADLVSRPTQEGVLEGALSYAATLMGGNVQGYAVVRRGQDRVAAVFEYPKTLLGLALTGPWAQMRSRVVPDGSRELFDTNGPEITAQLEQAGLSGAQISLVVPLSVRGRHLGALILDRASSEGIPPAVQEAVTKWAAAVAPILSILEGREEWKQAARQLTGALVEAVESQDFDSLGHAQSVTDIAQKLGRAVGLTERELEELWFASMLHDIGKIHGEQGHAQVGANFLHGVPHLTEAQKAIRHHHERYDGQGEPDKLSGEDIPLYARILAVANAYVRLGGLDRLKPQAGKGLDARLVGLLEKLPQ; encoded by the coding sequence GTGTTCAGGCGTCCCCGCACCCCCCAGACCCCGACCGGCACTCCAGACCCGCGCAAGACCGGGATCAACCAGGAGCCGCTCGACCCGACACGCGTGCTGGCCGACCTCGTGTCGCGCCCCACCCAGGAGGGCGTGCTGGAAGGCGCCCTGTCCTACGCCGCCACCCTGATGGGCGGCAACGTGCAGGGCTACGCCGTCGTCCGGCGCGGCCAGGACCGCGTCGCCGCCGTGTTCGAGTACCCCAAGACCCTGCTGGGCCTCGCCCTGACCGGCCCCTGGGCGCAGATGCGCTCGCGGGTCGTCCCGGACGGCAGCCGCGAACTGTTCGACACGAACGGCCCCGAGATCACCGCCCAGCTCGAACAGGCCGGACTGAGTGGCGCCCAGATCAGCCTCGTCGTGCCCCTGAGCGTCCGGGGACGCCACCTGGGCGCCCTGATCCTCGACCGCGCCAGCAGCGAGGGCATCCCGCCCGCTGTGCAGGAGGCCGTCACCAAGTGGGCCGCCGCCGTCGCCCCGATCCTCAGCATCCTCGAAGGACGCGAGGAATGGAAACAGGCCGCCCGGCAACTGACCGGCGCCCTCGTCGAGGCCGTCGAGAGTCAGGACTTCGACTCGCTGGGCCACGCGCAGTCCGTCACGGACATCGCCCAGAAACTCGGCCGCGCCGTCGGCCTGACCGAACGCGAACTGGAGGAACTGTGGTTCGCGTCCATGCTCCACGACATCGGCAAGATCCACGGCGAGCAGGGCCACGCGCAGGTCGGCGCGAACTTCCTGCACGGCGTCCCCCACCTGACCGAGGCGCAGAAGGCCATCCGCCACCACCACGAACGCTACGACGGTCAGGGCGAACCTGACAAGCTGAGCGGCGAGGACATCCCCCTGTACGCCCGCATCCTGGCCGTCGCGAACGCCTACGTGCGCCTGGGCGGCCTGGACCGCCTGAAACCCCAGGCGGGCAAGGGCCTCGACGCCCGCCTGGTCGGCCTGCTGGAGAAACTCCCGCAGTGA